A stretch of the Thiocystis violascens DSM 198 genome encodes the following:
- the bioH gene encoding pimeloyl-ACP methyl ester esterase BioH, with protein MPINLPTAHQDLVMLHGWGMNAAVWDACPADTWNGLNQHRIELPGHGHSPFPPALDSLWSWADACLDAAPEQAVWLGWSLGGLVALAAALRAPKRVAGLVLLTATPRFVRAADWTPAMPETTLDQFHQELAADPAATLARFLALQVRGSDSAREVLRTLREALASQPAPNPAALSLGLDLLRDEDLRGRLPDLRCPALWLFGDHDALVPAKVAERIEILMPGARTQLIAGAAHAPHLSHPVETARAIRSFLAEPAA; from the coding sequence ATGCCAATCAATCTCCCTACCGCCCACCAAGACCTCGTCATGCTGCATGGCTGGGGCATGAACGCCGCCGTCTGGGATGCTTGCCCGGCGGACACCTGGAACGGACTGAACCAGCACCGGATCGAACTCCCCGGACACGGCCACAGCCCCTTCCCACCCGCGCTCGACAGCCTCTGGAGTTGGGCCGACGCCTGTCTGGACGCGGCGCCCGAACAGGCGGTCTGGCTCGGTTGGTCGCTCGGCGGATTGGTCGCGCTCGCCGCCGCGCTGCGCGCGCCCAAGCGGGTCGCGGGGCTCGTCCTGCTGACCGCCACGCCCCGTTTCGTGCGCGCGGCGGACTGGACGCCGGCCATGCCGGAGACGACGCTCGATCAGTTCCATCAGGAACTGGCCGCCGATCCCGCCGCCACGCTCGCCCGCTTCCTGGCGCTCCAGGTGCGCGGTAGCGACTCCGCCCGCGAGGTTCTGCGCACCCTGCGCGAGGCACTCGCCAGCCAACCGGCCCCCAACCCCGCCGCCCTGTCGCTGGGCCTGGATCTGCTGCGCGACGAAGACCTGCGCGGCCGACTCCCGGATCTGCGCTGTCCCGCGCTCTGGCTGTTCGGCGACCACGATGCACTGGTTCCGGCCAAGGTTGCCGAACGCATCGAGATCCTGATGCCGGGCGCGCGGACTCAGCTCATCGCCGGCGCCGCCCACGCGCCGCATCTGTCACACCCGGTCGAGACCGCGCGGGCGATCCGATCCTTTCTCGCCGAGCCGGCGGCATGA
- a CDS encoding transglutaminase family protein → MKFRVQHLTRYEYAEPVSLCHSIAHLKPLQTRRQRCLSSQLRVDPWPAVMREHEDFFGNRVNYFSIQQAHNALEVTATSEIEITHIALPEADKTPPWERVVARLYDKGDGLMTNARIFTLPSPQVPPDPAARDYATASFPAGRPILEATLDLMGRIYREFEYDPHSTTIATPIAEVMEQRRGVCQDFAHIAIAALRGFGLAVRYVSGYLETLPPPGQVKLQGADASHAWFSVLIPELGWVDFDPTNDQIPGEQYITTAIGRDFQDVTPLRGIFYGGGTHDLLVAVDVNRIAEPVPAIPPA, encoded by the coding sequence ATGAAATTTCGCGTCCAGCATCTCACCCGCTACGAGTATGCCGAACCGGTTTCGCTGTGCCATAGCATCGCCCACCTGAAACCGCTCCAGACCCGGCGTCAACGCTGCCTGTCGAGTCAGCTTCGCGTCGATCCCTGGCCGGCCGTCATGCGCGAGCACGAGGATTTTTTCGGGAACCGGGTAAATTATTTTTCGATCCAGCAAGCCCACAACGCGCTGGAAGTCACCGCCACCAGCGAGATCGAGATCACCCACATCGCGCTCCCCGAGGCGGACAAGACGCCCCCCTGGGAACGGGTGGTCGCCCGACTGTACGACAAGGGCGACGGCCTGATGACCAACGCACGGATCTTTACCCTCCCTTCGCCCCAGGTACCGCCGGATCCGGCCGCCCGCGACTATGCCACCGCCTCCTTTCCGGCCGGGCGACCAATCCTGGAGGCGACGTTGGACTTGATGGGGCGCATCTATCGCGAGTTCGAGTACGATCCTCACTCGACCACCATCGCCACGCCAATCGCCGAGGTCATGGAACAGCGTCGCGGCGTCTGTCAGGACTTCGCGCACATCGCCATCGCCGCGTTGCGCGGGTTCGGTCTGGCGGTTCGTTATGTCAGCGGTTATCTGGAAACCCTGCCGCCGCCCGGCCAGGTCAAACTCCAGGGAGCCGACGCCTCGCACGCCTGGTTCTCGGTGCTGATTCCCGAACTGGGCTGGGTCGATTTCGATCCGACCAACGACCAGATCCCCGGCGAGCAGTACATCACCACCGCGATCGGACGGGATTTTCAGGATGTCACACCCCTGCGCGGCATCTTCTATGGCGGCGGCACCCACGACCTGCTGGTTGCCGTCGATGTCAACCGGATCGCCGAACCCGTGCCGGCGATCCCGCCCGCTTGA
- the bioC gene encoding malonyl-ACP O-methyltransferase BioC, with the protein MIDKERARRGFERAATHYDRVAVLQREIADRLLERLDYVRLEPQRILDLGAGTGYAVGALHRRYRRARVIALDFAHGMLLQARKRGGWLRRPWCVCADAEALPLADGAVDLIVSNATLQWCDLERAFDECLRVLRPGGLFMFTTFGPDTLKELRQAWSEVDGDSHVSPFLDMHDIGDALVRARFADPVMDVERLTLTYTHARDLMRDLKLLGAHNATHERPRTLTGRARLAAVERAYENYRDAGRLPASYEVVYGHAWVPEQKPGAGGITIPLSAIGGRGRSGGRI; encoded by the coding sequence ATGATCGACAAAGAACGCGCGCGCCGCGGCTTCGAGCGCGCCGCGACGCACTACGACAGGGTCGCCGTGCTTCAGCGCGAAATCGCGGATCGACTGCTGGAACGGCTCGACTATGTTCGGCTCGAACCCCAACGCATCCTGGATCTGGGCGCGGGCACCGGGTATGCGGTCGGCGCGCTGCATCGCCGCTACCGCCGGGCGCGGGTGATCGCGTTGGATTTCGCGCACGGGATGTTGCTCCAGGCACGCAAACGCGGCGGCTGGCTGCGCCGTCCGTGGTGCGTCTGCGCCGATGCCGAAGCATTGCCGCTGGCCGATGGCGCGGTGGATCTGATCGTCTCGAACGCCACGCTTCAGTGGTGCGACCTGGAACGGGCCTTTGACGAGTGTCTGCGGGTGTTGCGTCCGGGCGGACTTTTCATGTTCACCACCTTCGGTCCGGATACGCTCAAGGAACTGCGCCAGGCGTGGAGCGAGGTGGACGGCGACTCGCATGTCAGCCCCTTTCTGGACATGCACGACATCGGCGATGCACTGGTCCGGGCGCGCTTCGCCGACCCGGTCATGGATGTCGAGCGCCTGACCCTGACCTACACGCACGCGCGCGACCTGATGCGGGATCTCAAGCTCCTCGGCGCCCACAACGCCACCCATGAACGCCCGCGCACGCTCACCGGACGCGCGCGACTCGCGGCGGTCGAACGGGCCTACGAGAATTACCGTGACGCCGGACGACTGCCCGCCAGCTATGAAGTGGTTTACGGTCACGCCTGGGTGCCGGAGCAGAAACCCGGCGCGGGCGGTATCACAATCCCGCTCAGCGCCATCGGCGGACGGGGACGCTCGGGCGGTCGGATATGA
- the bioF gene encoding 8-amino-7-oxononanoate synthase: MHHDQPPIKDLRTRLDQLKAAHLYRRRRVQDAPQQPRAIVDGRPLLSFCSNDYLGLANHPEVIAALQRGAERWGVGSGAAHLVNGHSAAHHALEEALAEFTGYPRALLFSTGYMANLGVIAALAGRGDTVFEDRLNHASLLDGAQLSRATLRRYPHADSAGLDRLLKGGQTRMIATDGVFSMDGDLAPLPALARLAHQAGAWLLVDDAHGLGVLGHGGRGSLDHFGLNPDETTILMGTLGKSFGTFGAFVAGSEDLIETLIQRARSYIYTTATPPALAEATRASLRLAEREDWRRERLQMLIARFRQGADQFGLQLTDSLTPIQPLLAGSAERAIGWSQALEAAGILVGAIRPPTVSEGAARLRITFSAAHAEADVDRLLDALAELPTDH, encoded by the coding sequence ATGCACCACGACCAGCCTCCAATCAAGGATCTCCGCACCCGGCTCGACCAACTGAAGGCCGCGCACCTCTACCGCCGCCGACGCGTCCAGGACGCCCCGCAGCAACCGCGCGCCATCGTCGATGGCCGGCCCCTGCTGAGCTTCTGCAGCAACGACTATCTGGGGCTTGCCAACCATCCTGAGGTGATCGCCGCCTTGCAGCGCGGCGCCGAACGCTGGGGCGTGGGCAGCGGCGCGGCCCATCTGGTGAACGGTCACAGCGCGGCCCATCACGCCCTGGAAGAGGCGCTGGCCGAGTTCACCGGCTATCCACGCGCGCTCCTTTTCTCGACCGGCTACATGGCCAATCTCGGGGTCATCGCGGCGCTGGCCGGACGCGGCGACACCGTCTTCGAGGATCGGCTCAACCACGCCTCGCTGCTCGATGGCGCGCAGTTGTCGCGCGCCACCCTGCGCCGCTATCCGCATGCGGACAGCGCCGGACTCGACCGCCTGCTCAAAGGCGGCCAGACCCGGATGATCGCCACCGACGGCGTGTTCAGCATGGACGGCGACCTGGCCCCGCTGCCCGCGCTCGCGCGGCTCGCCCATCAAGCCGGCGCCTGGCTGCTGGTCGACGATGCTCATGGGCTCGGCGTGCTCGGACACGGCGGGCGCGGCTCGTTGGACCACTTCGGTCTTAACCCGGACGAGACGACCATCCTCATGGGCACCCTGGGCAAATCATTCGGTACCTTCGGCGCCTTCGTCGCAGGATCGGAAGATCTGATCGAAACGCTGATCCAGCGCGCCCGCAGCTACATCTACACCACCGCCACCCCGCCGGCGCTCGCCGAGGCCACCCGCGCGAGCCTGCGGCTGGCCGAACGCGAAGACTGGCGTCGCGAGCGGCTCCAGATGCTGATTGCACGCTTCAGACAGGGCGCGGATCAGTTCGGTCTGCAACTCACCGATTCGCTCACGCCGATTCAGCCTCTGCTCGCCGGCAGCGCAGAGCGCGCCATCGGCTGGAGCCAGGCATTGGAAGCGGCTGGAATTCTGGTCGGCGCCATCCGCCCGCCGACGGTATCCGAAGGCGCCGCCCGACTGCGCATCACCTTCTCCGCCGCCCATGCCGAAGCCGATGTCGATCGACTTCTGGATGCCCTGGCCGAACTGCCAACCGACCACTGA
- a CDS encoding circularly permuted type 2 ATP-grasp protein → MPVPDLAPFPENPGLVDAYSPLAGRYDEMRTADGEVRPQWQYLLDALRTLGPAGIEERWREASRLIRDNGVTYNLHGDPQGVSRPWQLDLLPLLIRSDEWAELERGLIQRAELFNLILLDLYGSRDLIRTGLLPAELIDGNASYLIACHGIEVAGGRPLVQYAADLTRLPDGHWRVIGDRTQSPMGAGYALENRVVLSRVLPSLFRDSHVHRLAGFFRSMRRTLTRLAPRVAEHARIVVLTPGPQNEAYFEHAYLANYLGYTLVQGGDLSVRDGALWLRTLGRLERIDAVLRQVNDLWCDPLELREDSMLGVPGMLQAARAGNLILANALGSGILEHPALAAFLPRICQQLLGESLVLSDIPTWWCGDPDSLARVLNSLDSLVVKPLPSSHLMTGDRSAGPSELFPGAMEPAARAALIKAIQANPGGYVARERVQPSTAPALIDQHLEPRPSVLRTFLIAEEDGYAVMPGGLGRVALNQETAPVSNQLGGLGKDVWVLASEPERQESLLAASDTQTPAVVQESTVSSRVADNLFWIGRYAERAEGLVRLLRITIFKFSERADYPLSKVTSSCLRSLLEALTNQTQSFPGFVGAGADERLRNPIPELLSLITDPARLGGLPRTLEALGQAAYSVRERLSADTWRIVSDIEGRLANLTEHPPSQLSQALDELDPLVTSLVAFSGLTQENMTHNEGWHFLETGRRLERGSAIASLLHSTLVPVAGDQEENMVIEAVLGITDSLITYRRRYHAGTRVGALLDLVLQDEGNPRALAYQLAMLERLVAELPRGDLVVGRTTAEKLVLKSLTGIRLTEIDHLIQAHKQGTRRVVLAKMLGELSTELAAISDAITAQYFRHEEQPHSLLRRTGTPAP, encoded by the coding sequence ATGCCTGTCCCCGATCTGGCGCCCTTCCCGGAAAACCCTGGCCTGGTCGATGCCTACTCGCCGCTGGCCGGTCGCTATGACGAGATGCGCACCGCCGATGGCGAGGTGCGTCCGCAATGGCAGTATCTGCTCGATGCGCTGCGCACGCTGGGTCCGGCCGGCATCGAGGAACGCTGGCGCGAGGCTTCGCGCCTGATTCGCGACAACGGCGTCACCTACAATCTGCATGGCGATCCCCAGGGCGTCTCGCGGCCCTGGCAACTGGATCTGCTACCGCTCCTGATCCGTAGCGACGAGTGGGCGGAACTGGAACGCGGCCTGATCCAGCGCGCCGAACTCTTCAACCTCATACTGCTCGATCTCTACGGCTCCCGCGATCTGATCCGAACCGGACTGCTGCCGGCCGAGCTGATCGACGGCAACGCCAGCTATCTGATCGCCTGCCACGGCATCGAGGTCGCGGGCGGGCGCCCCCTGGTCCAGTATGCGGCGGATCTGACACGGCTGCCCGATGGCCATTGGAGAGTGATCGGTGACCGGACGCAAAGCCCCATGGGTGCGGGCTATGCGCTGGAAAACCGGGTGGTGTTGTCGCGGGTGCTGCCCAGTCTGTTCCGGGACTCGCATGTGCACCGCCTGGCCGGCTTCTTCCGCTCCATGCGCCGCACCCTGACCCGGCTGGCGCCGCGCGTGGCCGAACACGCGCGGATCGTGGTGCTCACGCCCGGCCCGCAAAACGAAGCCTATTTCGAACACGCCTATCTGGCCAACTATCTCGGCTATACCCTGGTCCAGGGCGGGGATCTCTCGGTGCGCGACGGCGCGCTCTGGTTGCGCACCCTGGGGCGACTGGAGCGCATCGACGCGGTCCTGCGACAGGTCAACGATCTCTGGTGCGATCCGCTGGAACTGCGCGAGGACTCCATGCTGGGCGTTCCCGGCATGTTGCAGGCCGCGCGCGCAGGCAACCTGATTCTGGCCAACGCGCTGGGCAGCGGGATTCTCGAACACCCGGCGCTCGCGGCCTTCCTGCCCCGCATCTGCCAGCAGCTTCTCGGCGAGTCGCTGGTCCTGTCGGACATCCCGACCTGGTGGTGTGGCGACCCCGACTCGCTCGCCCGGGTGTTGAACAGTCTCGATAGCCTGGTCGTCAAGCCCCTGCCGTCGTCTCATCTCATGACGGGCGACAGATCGGCGGGACCGTCGGAACTTTTTCCAGGGGCAATGGAGCCGGCCGCGCGCGCGGCGTTGATCAAGGCGATCCAGGCCAATCCAGGCGGCTACGTCGCCCGCGAACGGGTTCAACCCTCGACCGCGCCGGCACTCATCGACCAGCATCTGGAACCGCGCCCCAGCGTTCTGCGTACCTTCCTGATCGCGGAAGAGGATGGCTATGCCGTGATGCCCGGCGGGCTCGGGCGCGTCGCCCTGAACCAGGAAACCGCGCCGGTCTCCAATCAACTCGGCGGACTGGGCAAGGACGTCTGGGTGCTGGCCTCGGAGCCGGAACGCCAGGAGAGTCTGCTGGCCGCGTCCGATACGCAAACCCCCGCGGTCGTGCAGGAGAGCACGGTCTCCAGCCGGGTCGCCGACAATCTGTTCTGGATCGGCCGCTATGCCGAACGCGCCGAGGGTCTGGTGCGTCTGCTGCGGATCACGATTTTCAAGTTCTCGGAGCGGGCCGATTATCCGCTGTCCAAGGTCACCTCTTCCTGCCTGAGATCCCTGCTGGAGGCATTGACCAATCAGACCCAATCCTTTCCCGGCTTCGTCGGCGCCGGGGCGGACGAGCGTCTGCGCAACCCGATCCCCGAGTTGCTGTCGCTGATCACCGATCCCGCACGACTCGGCGGACTGCCGCGCACGCTGGAGGCACTGGGACAGGCCGCCTACTCGGTGCGCGAACGTCTGTCGGCGGACACCTGGCGCATCGTCAGCGATATCGAGGGGCGGCTGGCGAACCTCACCGAGCATCCCCCCAGCCAGTTGTCGCAGGCGCTCGACGAACTCGACCCGCTGGTCACCTCGCTGGTCGCCTTCTCCGGTCTGACACAGGAAAACATGACCCACAACGAGGGCTGGCATTTTCTGGAGACCGGACGGCGGCTGGAACGCGGGAGCGCCATCGCCAGCCTGCTGCATTCCACCCTGGTACCGGTCGCCGGCGATCAGGAAGAAAACATGGTGATCGAGGCGGTGCTCGGCATCACCGACAGTCTCATCACTTACCGGCGCCGCTACCACGCGGGCACCCGGGTCGGCGCACTGCTGGATCTGGTGCTCCAGGACGAAGGCAATCCACGCGCCCTGGCCTATCAGCTGGCAATGCTCGAACGTCTTGTCGCCGAACTTCCCCGCGGCGATCTGGTGGTTGGACGCACCACGGCGGAGAAACTGGTTCTCAAGAGTCTGACCGGGATTCGCCTGACCGAGATCGATCATCTGATCCAAGCGCATAAACAGGGTACCCGACGGGTCGTTCTGGCCAAGATGCTCGGTGAGCTGAGTACCGAGCTCGCCGCCATCTCGGATGCCATCACCGCCCAGTATTTCCGCCACGAGGAACAGCCGCACAGTCTGCTGCGACGCACCGGGACGCCCGCGCCATGA
- the bioB gene encoding biotin synthase BioB: MPSRKSAIRHDWTIDEIQTLLDQPLNDLLFKAQSTHRAHFDPNRIQVSTLLSIKTGACPEDCGYCAQSAHHDTNLERERLLPLDDVLTAARAACAEGATRFCMGAAWRNPTDNNLDQVVAMIEGVHALGMETCVTLGMLTGPQARRLKDAGLDYYNHNLDTSPEFYGQVITTRTYQDRLDTLEHVREVGLKTCSGGILGMGESRRDRASMLRQLTNLPAHPESVPINLLVQVEGTPLFGQAALDPFEFVRVVAATRILMPASHVRLSAGRHEMSDELQALCFLAGANSIFYGERLLTASNAEADRDRALFARLGLTFEEVDAERTEPGACHKE; the protein is encoded by the coding sequence ATGCCATCACGCAAGTCCGCCATTCGCCACGACTGGACCATCGACGAGATTCAGACGCTGCTCGACCAACCCCTGAACGATCTTCTGTTCAAGGCTCAAAGCACCCACCGCGCCCATTTCGATCCCAACCGGATTCAGGTCAGCACCCTGCTCAGCATCAAGACCGGCGCCTGCCCCGAAGACTGCGGCTATTGCGCCCAGAGCGCGCACCACGACACCAATCTGGAACGCGAACGCCTGCTGCCGCTCGACGACGTGCTGACCGCCGCCCGCGCCGCCTGCGCCGAGGGCGCGACCCGCTTCTGCATGGGCGCGGCCTGGCGCAATCCGACCGACAACAACCTGGACCAGGTGGTCGCCATGATCGAAGGCGTCCACGCGCTCGGGATGGAAACCTGCGTCACGCTCGGCATGCTCACCGGCCCCCAGGCGCGCCGGCTCAAGGATGCCGGGCTGGATTACTACAATCATAATCTGGACACCTCGCCCGAGTTCTACGGCCAGGTCATCACCACCCGCACCTATCAGGACCGGCTCGACACCCTGGAGCATGTCCGCGAGGTTGGGCTCAAAACCTGTAGCGGCGGCATTCTCGGCATGGGCGAATCGCGTCGCGACCGCGCCTCCATGCTCCGCCAGCTCACCAACCTGCCCGCCCACCCGGAGTCGGTACCGATCAACCTGCTGGTCCAGGTCGAAGGCACCCCGCTCTTCGGTCAGGCCGCGCTCGATCCCTTCGAGTTCGTGCGCGTGGTCGCCGCCACTCGCATCCTGATGCCGGCCTCCCATGTGCGACTGTCCGCCGGTCGTCACGAGATGAGCGACGAGTTACAGGCGCTGTGTTTTCTCGCCGGCGCCAACTCCATCTTTTATGGCGAGCGCCTGCTGACCGCGTCCAATGCCGAAGCCGACCGTGACCGCGCGCTCTTTGCGCGTTTGGGTCTGACCTTTGAAGAAGTCGACGCCGAGCGTACCGAACCAGGGGCTTGTCACAAAGAGTAG
- a CDS encoding sensor domain-containing protein, with protein MPLLAALPMGALLLDHQQRIVDVNQAFLDLLGYPDSLVLGRVFHELFQDAHPERLTALLNSPEGHCVRMDVGFAHAVAGPRMASIAFSRCFSEGQDRPRLLSIVLGNPPQTDPDPLLARSADIVSTSPDRIALVDRGRRIKAVNDAFLRTVDRARDELIDQDVKNLGGDDQLTACLDRNLGPCLDSGRILIEDIRETRGDGAPRDAEVRLFPHHDAEGTITGVIVDIRDVTASRDAERRLLQSAAVYAATSEGVLITDAAGLIVAVNPAFTRITGYTESEVLGQKPNLLNSHWHPRSYFVGMWRLLSRQGSWQGDIWNRRKDGEIYLQKLTIRRVLDAHGKVVNFVGVFAARNHAPPRRTGHLIHYDALTKLPNRLLFESRLEHAIELGRRKASPLALVLFDLDHFAHINSSLGHQLGDQLLRAVALRLRGVIRPSDTLARLRADQFGLLFEEIERITEVEDIARRLQAVLCADLQVSNHQVFLTASIGAAIDVDMKSDRNALFAHAESSLRSAKRQGRNGLLISRIEPGKAGHEHQRLIDLLRTGLVKGEYRLMYRPRADLETGVHTSAEVLIRWDQEEIGTVPPERFLTLANESGFMAELGEWELAMACRQLQHWLGKGFAIGGLSIHVSEAQLTRGNLIQILERLLVENPLTANRLDLEFNESLLQKHPEQIAGVFDGLRRLGVSITLNDVGAGWTSPAALRRLPIKTLRIHPNFIESLPESHDDLAVVQALVAMAQALDLEILADGVRTDEQRQLLLTIGCQQAQGALFGEAVFAPHFEHRLDPKPCSFPHNALEN; from the coding sequence ATGCCCCTGCTCGCCGCGCTACCCATGGGCGCGCTGCTGCTGGATCACCAGCAGCGCATCGTCGATGTCAACCAAGCTTTTCTGGATCTGCTTGGATACCCCGACTCGCTGGTACTCGGCCGGGTTTTCCACGAGCTGTTTCAAGATGCCCATCCCGAGCGACTGACAGCGCTGCTGAATTCGCCAGAAGGCCATTGCGTGCGCATGGACGTCGGTTTCGCGCACGCTGTCGCGGGGCCGCGGATGGCGTCAATCGCCTTCTCGCGCTGCTTCTCGGAAGGGCAAGACCGGCCGCGACTGCTCTCGATCGTCCTGGGCAATCCGCCGCAAACCGATCCGGATCCACTCCTGGCGCGCTCTGCCGACATCGTCTCCACCTCGCCCGACCGGATCGCGCTCGTGGATCGAGGACGCCGAATCAAGGCGGTCAACGATGCCTTTCTCCGAACCGTCGACCGCGCACGCGACGAACTCATCGATCAGGATGTCAAGAATCTCGGCGGCGACGATCAACTGACCGCCTGCCTCGATCGCAACCTCGGCCCTTGCCTCGATAGCGGGCGGATTCTGATCGAGGATATCCGCGAGACACGCGGTGACGGAGCGCCTCGCGACGCCGAGGTGCGTCTCTTCCCGCATCATGACGCAGAAGGGACGATCACCGGCGTCATCGTCGACATCCGGGATGTCACGGCCAGCCGGGACGCGGAACGGCGCCTGTTGCAATCCGCCGCCGTGTACGCAGCCACCTCCGAAGGGGTTCTGATCACGGATGCCGCAGGCTTGATCGTCGCGGTCAACCCCGCCTTTACCCGGATCACCGGCTATACCGAGTCCGAGGTGCTGGGTCAAAAGCCAAACCTGTTGAACTCCCACTGGCATCCGCGCAGCTATTTTGTCGGAATGTGGCGCCTGCTGTCGCGGCAGGGTTCCTGGCAGGGCGACATCTGGAACCGCCGCAAGGATGGCGAAATCTATCTGCAAAAACTCACCATCCGGCGCGTCCTGGACGCGCACGGCAAGGTCGTCAATTTCGTGGGCGTCTTCGCCGCGCGCAACCATGCGCCGCCGCGGCGCACGGGCCATCTGATCCATTACGACGCCTTGACCAAACTGCCCAACCGCCTGCTCTTCGAGTCCCGGCTTGAGCACGCGATTGAACTCGGACGGCGGAAAGCGTCGCCGCTGGCTCTGGTTCTGTTCGATCTGGACCATTTTGCGCACATCAACTCCAGTCTGGGTCATCAGCTCGGCGACCAATTGCTGCGCGCGGTCGCGCTCCGGTTACGCGGCGTTATTCGTCCTTCCGACACTCTGGCCCGACTGCGCGCCGACCAGTTCGGACTCCTCTTCGAGGAGATCGAACGGATTACGGAGGTCGAGGACATCGCCCGGCGTCTTCAGGCGGTCTTGTGCGCCGATCTGCAGGTGAGCAACCATCAGGTTTTCCTCACGGCGAGTATCGGCGCAGCCATCGATGTCGACATGAAAAGCGACCGTAACGCACTGTTCGCCCATGCCGAATCCTCCCTTCGGTCGGCCAAACGCCAGGGACGCAACGGTCTCCTGATCTCCCGGATCGAACCCGGCAAGGCGGGTCATGAGCACCAGCGCCTGATCGATCTGCTGCGGACCGGACTCGTCAAAGGGGAATACAGACTGATGTACCGCCCCCGCGCGGACTTGGAAACGGGGGTCCACACGAGCGCCGAGGTGCTGATCCGCTGGGATCAAGAGGAAATCGGCACCGTCCCGCCAGAACGCTTCCTGACCCTGGCCAATGAAAGCGGATTCATGGCCGAACTTGGCGAGTGGGAACTCGCAATGGCCTGTCGGCAACTCCAGCATTGGCTGGGGAAGGGTTTCGCCATCGGCGGTTTGTCCATCCATGTCTCCGAGGCGCAGCTCACGCGCGGCAATCTGATCCAGATCCTCGAACGCCTGCTGGTGGAGAACCCGCTGACGGCCAACCGGCTCGATCTGGAATTCAACGAATCGCTGCTCCAGAAACACCCCGAACAGATCGCCGGGGTTTTCGACGGATTACGCCGGCTTGGCGTCTCGATCACCTTGAATGACGTGGGGGCTGGCTGGACCTCGCCAGCGGCGTTGCGGCGACTGCCGATCAAGACCCTCAGGATTCATCCCAACTTCATCGAGTCCCTGCCCGAATCGCACGACGATCTGGCCGTGGTCCAAGCGCTCGTCGCCATGGCCCAGGCGCTGGATCTGGAGATCCTGGCCGATGGGGTGCGCACCGACGAGCAGCGACAATTGCTACTGACCATCGGCTGCCAGCAGGCCCAGGGCGCACTGTTCGGAGAAGCCGTATTCGCGCCGCACTTCGAGCACAGACTCGATCCCAAACCATGTTCATTCCCGCACAACGCGCTCGAAAATTAA
- a CDS encoding ComF family protein, which yields MIQTIALASLISVLFPATCVLCGAPGVGGRDLCAGCDAELPRNRASCFRCALPLEGSVPPGMLCGRCQKKAPPFERCITVFRYESAVPSLVVGAKFRGRLNFARLLGQCLAETIREHALALPDVLVPVPLHSGRLRERGYNQALEIARALGRELDLPVDAKCCIRIAATQPQVGLDPRARRRNLRGAFALTRQPPWRRVAIVDDVVTTGSTVAELSRDFLKAGVEQVDVWAVARTS from the coding sequence ATGATTCAAACAATCGCTTTGGCGTCTCTGATCTCGGTCCTGTTTCCCGCGACCTGCGTGCTGTGCGGGGCACCGGGCGTGGGCGGTCGGGATCTCTGCGCCGGTTGCGATGCCGAACTGCCGCGGAATCGGGCGTCGTGCTTCCGCTGCGCGCTGCCGTTAGAGGGGTCGGTTCCTCCAGGAATGCTCTGCGGGCGGTGTCAGAAAAAAGCCCCGCCCTTTGAACGCTGTATCACGGTCTTTCGCTATGAGTCGGCCGTGCCGTCGCTGGTGGTCGGGGCGAAGTTTCGCGGTCGGCTAAATTTCGCGCGGTTGCTCGGGCAGTGTCTGGCCGAGACGATTCGGGAGCATGCCCTGGCGTTGCCGGATGTCTTGGTACCGGTTCCGCTGCATTCCGGGCGGCTGCGCGAGCGTGGCTACAATCAGGCGCTCGAAATTGCCCGGGCGCTTGGCCGGGAGCTGGATTTACCGGTCGATGCAAAGTGTTGTATCCGGATCGCGGCAACGCAGCCCCAAGTCGGACTCGATCCGCGCGCGCGCCGTCGCAACCTCCGTGGGGCATTCGCCTTGACCCGTCAGCCGCCCTGGAGACGGGTGGCGATCGTGGACGATGTGGTGACTACCGGCAGCACCGTGGCCGAATTGAGCCGTGACTTTCTCAAGGCCGGGGTGGAGCAGGTCGATGTCTGGGCCGTGGCGCGGACGTCCTGA